One window from the genome of Synechococcus sp. PROS-7-1 encodes:
- a CDS encoding J domain-containing protein, whose amino-acid sequence MPNTLDPYAVLEVCSTATQAELKASYRRLVKQHHPDAGGSEERILALNAAWEQLGDPESRRAFDTSRRPAEVARDEARARGARNARASQVARQASGRASHADEDLATWLRKVYSPIDRLLGQVINPFAAELRALSADPYDDALMEAFCTYLEQSRSRLNKVKTLFQSIPTPASARGFGLSVYHCFSQVEDAVTEFERYTMGYVDSYLHDGREMIREARQRRKRLQDERRRLEI is encoded by the coding sequence ATGCCCAACACGCTCGATCCCTACGCCGTTCTCGAGGTGTGCTCCACGGCGACTCAGGCTGAACTCAAGGCCTCTTACAGGCGCCTGGTGAAGCAGCACCACCCCGATGCCGGTGGGTCAGAGGAACGAATCCTGGCGCTGAATGCCGCCTGGGAACAACTGGGGGATCCCGAGAGTCGCCGCGCCTTCGACACGAGCAGGAGACCTGCGGAGGTGGCCAGAGACGAGGCAAGGGCTCGTGGGGCACGCAATGCTCGCGCCAGTCAGGTGGCACGGCAGGCCAGCGGGCGAGCGAGTCACGCTGACGAAGATCTGGCCACCTGGTTGAGGAAGGTCTACTCCCCGATCGATCGCCTGCTCGGCCAGGTGATCAATCCCTTCGCCGCTGAACTCCGGGCCTTGTCGGCTGATCCCTATGACGATGCCTTGATGGAGGCGTTCTGTACTTATCTCGAACAGAGCCGGAGCCGGCTTAATAAGGTGAAGACCTTGTTTCAATCCATCCCAACCCCGGCTTCGGCGCGTGGATTTGGTCTGAGCGTCTACCACTGTTTCTCGCAGGTGGAGGATGCGGTGACGGAGTTCGAGCGCTACACGATGGGCTACGTGGACAGTTACCTCCACGACGGTCGCGAGATGATTCGCGAAGCCAGGCAGCGTCGCAAGCGTCTCCAAGACGAACGTCGACGCTTGGAGATCTGA